One region of Salvia miltiorrhiza cultivar Shanhuang (shh) chromosome 3, IMPLAD_Smil_shh, whole genome shotgun sequence genomic DNA includes:
- the LOC131015870 gene encoding uncharacterized protein LOC131015870 isoform X1 — translation MVLSNDYDLLNPPAELEKRKHKLKRLVQSPNSFFMNHCVQPLPNSCCVRKLPDGAVPTDWRPRQAHRGLLLPKKGRLRNGFWFGVFIFIIQDMLCFFM, via the exons ATG GTTCTCTCGAACGACTACGATTTGCTCAACCCACCGGCGGAGCTTGAGAAAAGGAAGCACAAGCTTAAGCGCCTTGTGCAATCTCCCAACTCTTTCTTCATG AACCACTGTGTTCAGCCACTCCCAAACAGTTGTTGTGTGCGGAAATTGCCAGACGGTGCTGTGCCAACCGACTGGCGGCCGCGCCAGGCTCACCGAGGGCTGCTCCTTCCGAAGAAAGGGCGATTGAGGAATGGATTCTGGTTTGGTGTTTTCATtttcatcattcaagacatGCTATGTTTCTTTATGTAA
- the LOC131015870 gene encoding 40S ribosomal protein S27-2 isoform X2: protein MVLSNDYDLLNPPAELEKRKHKLKRLVQSPNSFFMDVKCQGCFNITTVFSHSQTVVVCGNCQTVLCQPTGGRARLTEGCSFRRKGD from the exons ATG GTTCTCTCGAACGACTACGATTTGCTCAACCCACCGGCGGAGCTTGAGAAAAGGAAGCACAAGCTTAAGCGCCTTGTGCAATCTCCCAACTCTTTCTTCATG GATGTCAAGTGCCAGGGTTGTTTCAATAT AACCACTGTGTTCAGCCACTCCCAAACAGTTGTTGTGTGCGGAAATTGCCAGACGGTGCTGTGCCAACCGACTGGCGGCCGCGCCAGGCTCACCGAGGGCTGCTCCTTCCGAAGAAAGGGCGATTGA